A single window of Sulfurimonas sp. hsl 1-7 DNA harbors:
- a CDS encoding chemotaxis protein CheX: MRAVVKNGIGVFHPQGFLDGNAVNSLLSVEDIEATLKLNVEMVLVSLKKVIFFNRNGLDAFVKMFQKVRSENQSMVGFCDYDAKKYKAMMKFYSEGLNFSLFQTLEIAELLTSSFRNQQKNVLLFSDDKSQRAAMAIELHDNGHNPIIAQTQEEFNEKSAAKDSYDLIIENTYLGQMGQKVATRVTGNAIIYTVNSFLDAEIGSTFNIAYHNNSLQIGFRLFIFDAYKVVSMNIHALNFFSKLASSAAEFNATICFVGMTFDKTPKSFKETLEDAGIMFFNQMDDILQNKELLEELGASSAAATKNKRALTKQVVSELPNFIDASVATIEMMTNAQAVKKNAKVDKIVITEKQGKVASSIGFYGDIDGMVILVFPLSIAKKACELLIGEETDDKDMILDTLAELVNIVGGKIKTLLADENISVDITLPRTYPDIDSLLEITQGRNAVEVDLAFSNDRFLFFLTR, translated from the coding sequence AAAATGGGATTGGAGTATTCCATCCCCAAGGTTTCTTAGACGGTAATGCCGTAAACTCTTTACTCAGTGTAGAAGATATTGAAGCGACCCTCAAATTAAATGTAGAGATGGTTTTAGTATCATTAAAAAAGGTGATCTTTTTTAATAGAAACGGTTTAGATGCTTTTGTAAAAATGTTTCAGAAAGTAAGAAGCGAGAACCAAAGCATGGTCGGTTTTTGTGATTATGATGCCAAGAAATATAAGGCAATGATGAAGTTTTATTCTGAAGGGTTAAATTTCTCACTGTTCCAGACACTTGAGATTGCAGAACTTTTGACATCCAGCTTTAGAAATCAACAAAAAAATGTTCTTCTTTTTAGTGACGACAAATCACAACGTGCTGCAATGGCAATAGAGCTTCACGATAACGGGCACAACCCCATCATCGCACAAACTCAAGAGGAGTTTAATGAAAAATCTGCAGCAAAAGACTCTTACGATCTTATAATCGAAAATACTTATCTTGGACAGATGGGACAAAAAGTTGCAACTCGTGTTACCGGTAATGCAATTATCTATACGGTTAATTCTTTTTTAGATGCAGAGATTGGTAGTACTTTTAATATAGCATACCATAACAACTCCTTGCAAATAGGTTTTAGACTCTTTATTTTTGATGCCTATAAAGTTGTAAGTATGAATATTCATGCACTTAATTTTTTCTCAAAACTCGCATCTTCTGCGGCTGAATTTAACGCAACAATCTGTTTTGTCGGAATGACTTTCGATAAGACACCAAAATCTTTTAAAGAGACACTAGAAGATGCCGGTATCATGTTTTTTAATCAAATGGATGATATCTTACAAAATAAAGAGTTGTTAGAAGAACTTGGTGCAAGCAGTGCAGCAGCTACAAAAAACAAACGTGCCCTTACAAAACAGGTGGTAAGCGAACTGCCAAACTTCATTGATGCATCAGTTGCGACTATTGAGATGATGACCAATGCACAAGCAGTGAAAAAAAATGCCAAAGTGGATAAGATAGTTATCACTGAGAAACAGGGGAAAGTAGCAAGTTCTATCGGCTTTTACGGAGATATAGACGGAATGGTAATCTTGGTTTTCCCGCTTAGTATCGCTAAAAAAGCTTGTGAACTGCTTATCGGTGAAGAGACAGATGATAAAGATATGATCTTAGATACACTAGCAGAACTTGTAAACATAGTGGGTGGTAAGATTAAAACTCTATTGGCGGATGAAAATATCAGCGTTGATATTACCCTGCCGAGAACCTATCCGGACATCGATTCACTGCTTGAAATTACACAAGGAAGAAATGCCGTAGAAGTTGACCTCGCCTTTAGTAATGACAGGTTTTTATTTTTCTTAACAAGATAA
- the rpe gene encoding ribulose-phosphate 3-epimerase — protein sequence MQVAPSILSADFGNLARDVQEICEGGCDLVHVDVMDGHFVPNLTIGPVVVEAVAKAATKPLDIHLMVENNTFFVELFAPLKPEYISFHIEEEKHPHRLIQKIRSYGIKPAIVLNPHTPPESIEFLLQDLDMVLLMSVNPGFGGQSFIETVIPKAKRLQALRDKINPNCLIEVDGGVSDKNVQVLKDAGVDVVVAGSYVFKHENRAEAIKSLQV from the coding sequence ATGCAAGTAGCTCCAAGTATTTTATCTGCCGATTTCGGTAATCTCGCTCGTGATGTGCAAGAGATTTGTGAAGGCGGCTGTGATCTAGTTCACGTTGATGTAATGGATGGACATTTTGTTCCAAACCTGACAATCGGCCCCGTTGTTGTTGAAGCGGTTGCAAAAGCTGCAACTAAACCGCTTGATATTCACTTAATGGTGGAGAACAATACATTTTTTGTTGAACTATTTGCTCCTTTAAAACCTGAATATATCTCTTTTCATATTGAAGAGGAGAAACACCCACACAGACTTATTCAAAAGATCAGAAGTTACGGAATTAAGCCTGCTATTGTTTTAAACCCACATACACCGCCTGAATCTATCGAATTTTTATTACAAGATTTAGATATGGTTTTACTAATGAGTGTAAATCCAGGATTTGGCGGACAAAGTTTTATTGAGACGGTAATCCCTAAAGCAAAAAGACTTCAAGCACTTCGTGACAAGATCAATCCGAATTGTCTAATCGAAGTTGACGGCGGTGTTAGCGATAAAAACGTACAAGTACTCAAAGATGCAGGTGTAGATGTTGTTGTTGCGGGAAGCTATGTATTCAAACATGAAAACAGAGCTGAAGCTATTAAGAGCTTACAAGTTTAA
- a CDS encoding phosphoribosylanthranilate isomerase, whose protein sequence is MRTKICGITSIEDAMSAIEAGANALGFVFYEKSPRYLTIKQAQELIKQLPPFVEKVALFVNETPQTVNSICKEVGATLAQLHYEVDEDFCAQLEVPHIKVIRAKTKEDISQYANEYRLVDAYCEAYGGAGKRINIEWFEGVDCSKIILAGGLDPQNVASVKEYGFYGVDVSSGVEISHGKKDPKKVKEFIKNATT, encoded by the coding sequence ATGCGTACAAAAATCTGTGGAATAACTTCAATTGAAGATGCTATGAGCGCAATTGAAGCCGGAGCAAATGCCCTTGGTTTTGTTTTTTATGAAAAATCGCCGAGATATCTTACGATAAAACAAGCACAAGAGCTGATCAAACAGCTTCCCCCTTTTGTTGAAAAAGTAGCACTCTTTGTCAATGAAACACCACAAACGGTAAATTCAATTTGTAAAGAGGTTGGTGCTACACTTGCACAACTTCACTATGAAGTGGATGAAGATTTCTGCGCACAGCTAGAGGTACCGCACATCAAGGTTATACGTGCTAAAACTAAAGAGGATATCTCACAGTATGCAAACGAATACAGACTTGTAGATGCATATTGTGAAGCGTATGGCGGGGCAGGAAAAAGGATCAACATCGAATGGTTTGAAGGTGTTGACTGTTCTAAAATCATCCTCGCAGGAGGACTTGATCCGCAAAATGTTGCATCAGTTAAAGAGTATGGTTTTTACGGTGTAGATGTAAGCAGTGGGGTTGAGATCAGCCACGGGAAAAAAGATCCAAAAAAAGTGAAAGAGTTTATCAAAAATGCTACGACATAA
- a CDS encoding 3'-5' exonuclease, translating into MLRHNISLDDKSISRLSTRGLSLKTLKDQLNDELDTSLELFKLQGLNIVKHEGYFYFDTRFIPVEEAEFCIVDIETNGSKIEKHQIIEIAAVKVQNNKIIDKFESLVYVEQINPAITEITGIKAEDTKDAPQLPKVLNEFRKFLGDAIFVAHDVKFDYMFISKSMEKIGLPPLLNRSLCSLALAERTIVSYRYALSYLNDSLNLNPNAQHHRAMSDVLTTYGLFLLSLEKLDEDIKNVEDLINFSKEAKRLKRPKFDPLAKKEEE; encoded by the coding sequence ATGCTACGACATAATATTTCCCTTGATGATAAAAGTATCTCAAGACTCTCTACAAGAGGTTTATCGCTTAAAACATTAAAAGATCAACTAAATGATGAGCTAGATACATCTCTGGAGCTTTTTAAACTACAAGGTTTAAATATCGTCAAACATGAAGGCTACTTTTACTTTGATACACGTTTTATACCTGTAGAAGAAGCAGAGTTTTGTATCGTAGATATAGAAACAAACGGCTCAAAAATTGAAAAACATCAGATTATCGAAATAGCTGCCGTTAAAGTACAAAATAATAAGATTATCGATAAGTTTGAATCTTTAGTATATGTAGAGCAGATCAATCCTGCAATTACAGAGATTACTGGGATTAAAGCAGAAGACACAAAAGATGCTCCACAGCTTCCCAAAGTACTAAATGAGTTTCGTAAATTTTTAGGTGATGCGATATTTGTAGCGCATGATGTGAAATTTGACTATATGTTTATCTCTAAGAGTATGGAGAAGATAGGACTGCCACCACTACTGAACCGTTCACTTTGTTCGCTTGCACTTGCTGAGAGAACAATAGTCTCATACAGATACGCACTCTCCTATCTAAACGATTCACTTAACCTCAATCCAAATGCACAGCACCATAGAGCTATGAGTGATGTACTGACAACGTACGGATTATTTTTATTATCGTTAGAAAAGTTAGATGAAGATATAAAAAATGTAGAAGATTTGATAAATTTTTCGAAAGAGGCAAAAAGGCTCAAACGTCCGAAGTTTGATCCTTTAGCTAAAAAAGAGGAAGAGTAA
- the accA gene encoding acetyl-CoA carboxylase carboxyl transferase subunit alpha: MATYLDFEHKIKFIQEDIISAQVRHDYAAVEKLQANLESEVEKIYGNLTDFQKLQLARHLDRPYALDYINLIVRDKYEIHGDRHFRDDAAIICYMGYIGDEKVMVIGEQKGRGTKNKLKRNFGMPHPEGYRKALRAAKLAEKFGMPIVMLVDTPGAYPGIGAEERNQSEAIARNLLEFAELKVPTISIVIGEGGSGGALAIGVADKFAMMRYSVFSVISPEGCSAILWNDPSKVEAATNAMKIVAADLKELDLIDDIINEPLIGAHREKEAAATAISDYVLESLKELKSMNEEERMEARYNKLVKPGAFAE, translated from the coding sequence GTGGCTACATACTTAGACTTTGAACATAAAATCAAGTTCATTCAAGAGGATATCATCTCTGCACAAGTTCGTCATGACTATGCAGCAGTTGAAAAGTTACAGGCGAATCTAGAGAGTGAAGTTGAAAAGATTTATGGAAATCTTACTGATTTTCAAAAATTACAACTGGCTCGTCACCTAGATCGCCCATACGCACTTGATTATATCAATCTAATTGTAAGAGATAAGTATGAGATTCACGGAGATAGACATTTCCGTGACGATGCTGCGATTATCTGTTATATGGGATACATCGGTGACGAAAAAGTTATGGTTATCGGTGAGCAAAAAGGGCGTGGTACAAAGAATAAGTTAAAACGTAACTTTGGTATGCCACACCCTGAAGGTTACCGTAAAGCTTTACGTGCTGCAAAATTAGCTGAAAAATTCGGTATGCCGATAGTGATGCTAGTAGACACTCCGGGTGCATATCCTGGAATTGGAGCTGAAGAGCGTAACCAGTCTGAAGCGATCGCTAGAAACCTTTTAGAATTTGCTGAATTAAAAGTACCAACTATCTCTATCGTTATCGGTGAAGGTGGTTCAGGTGGAGCACTTGCAATCGGTGTAGCTGATAAGTTCGCTATGATGCGTTACTCTGTGTTTAGTGTTATCTCTCCTGAAGGTTGTTCTGCAATTTTATGGAACGATCCTTCAAAAGTAGAGGCTGCTACAAATGCGATGAAAATTGTTGCAGCTGACCTTAAAGAACTAGACCTTATTGATGATATTATCAATGAGCCGTTAATTGGTGCTCATCGTGAGAAAGAAGCAGCTGCAACAGCTATCTCTGATTATGTTTTAGAGTCTCTTAAAGAGTTAAAATCAATGAATGAAGAAGAGCGTATGGAAGCGCGTTACAACAAACTTGTAAAACCGGGAGCTTTCGCAGAGTAA
- a CDS encoding beta-ketoacyl-ACP synthase II — translation MRRVVVTGLGMINSVGNDKESSFKAICDGECGIDTITIFDPENFSVKIAGEVKNFDPETVMPPKEVKKADRFIHFGLKAAAEAMEDAGFPEDIDKTRFGISAGSGIGGLPSIEKNSVILETRGPRRISPFFIPGALVNMLGGFVSIEHGVQGPNLSSVTACAAGTHAVSEACKTIMCNGADRMLVVSAESAITGVGVGGFAAMKALSTRNDDPKHASRPFDAGRDGFVMGEGAAALVLEEYEMAVARGAKIYGEVIGFGESGDANHITTPSLDGPARAMKAAYEMAGRPKVDYVNAHGTSTPINDKNETAAVKELLGGKENCPPMSSIKGQIGHCLGAAGGIEAVTCLMAMRDGIIPPTINYETPDENCDLDYVTEGARKAELNVVMSNSFGFGGTNGVLIFKKI, via the coding sequence ATGAGAAGAGTGGTAGTAACTGGGTTAGGAATGATTAACTCTGTTGGTAATGACAAAGAGAGTTCATTTAAAGCAATTTGTGATGGTGAATGTGGTATAGACACTATTACTATTTTTGACCCGGAAAACTTTTCTGTAAAAATTGCAGGTGAAGTGAAAAATTTTGATCCAGAAACTGTAATGCCTCCAAAAGAGGTAAAAAAAGCTGATAGATTTATCCATTTCGGTTTAAAAGCTGCTGCTGAAGCTATGGAAGATGCAGGTTTCCCTGAAGATATCGATAAAACAAGATTTGGTATCTCAGCAGGTAGTGGTATCGGTGGATTACCTTCAATCGAGAAAAACTCTGTAATTTTAGAGACTCGTGGTCCAAGAAGAATATCTCCATTCTTCATCCCTGGAGCACTTGTAAATATGCTTGGTGGGTTTGTATCTATTGAACACGGTGTTCAAGGTCCAAACTTATCTTCTGTAACAGCTTGTGCAGCTGGTACACACGCAGTAAGTGAAGCATGTAAAACAATTATGTGTAACGGAGCTGACAGAATGTTAGTTGTTTCAGCTGAGTCTGCAATCACTGGTGTTGGTGTTGGTGGTTTCGCTGCAATGAAAGCTCTTTCAACTAGAAACGATGATCCAAAACACGCTTCTCGTCCGTTCGATGCTGGTCGTGATGGTTTCGTTATGGGTGAAGGTGCTGCTGCATTAGTACTTGAAGAGTATGAGATGGCAGTTGCTCGTGGTGCTAAAATTTACGGTGAAGTTATTGGTTTCGGTGAAAGTGGTGATGCAAACCACATTACAACTCCGAGTCTTGACGGTCCGGCACGTGCTATGAAAGCTGCATACGAGATGGCTGGTCGTCCAAAAGTTGATTATGTAAATGCTCACGGTACTTCAACACCGATCAATGATAAAAATGAAACAGCTGCTGTAAAAGAGCTTCTTGGTGGAAAAGAAAACTGTCCTCCGATGAGTTCAATTAAAGGGCAAATCGGTCACTGTTTAGGTGCTGCCGGTGGTATTGAAGCTGTTACTTGTCTAATGGCTATGAGAGATGGTATCATCCCTCCAACAATCAACTATGAAACGCCGGATGAAAACTGTGATTTAGATTACGTTACTGAAGGTGCTAGAAAAGCTGAACTGAATGTAGTTATGTCAAACTCATTCGGTTTTGGTGGAACTAACGGCGTTCTTATCTTCAAAAAGATATAA
- the acpP gene encoding acyl carrier protein: MALLDDIKEVVVEQLSVSADEVKEDAKFVEDLGADSLDVVELVMALEEKFDIEIPDDEAEKIQTVADVVAYIESKN; this comes from the coding sequence ATGGCACTTTTAGATGATATTAAAGAAGTAGTAGTTGAACAACTAAGCGTAAGCGCTGATGAAGTTAAAGAGGATGCGAAATTCGTTGAAGACTTAGGTGCTGATAGCCTTGACGTTGTTGAACTAGTAATGGCTCTAGAAGAGAAATTCGATATCGAAATTCCTGATGATGAAGCTGAAAAAATTCAAACTGTTGCTGATGTAGTTGCTTACATTGAAAGCAAAAACTAA
- the fabG gene encoding 3-oxoacyl-ACP reductase FabG, with the protein MKFSGKNVLVTGSSRGIGAEVAKTLAGFGLKVWVNYRSGAEAADKVKEEIEAAGGSAAVIGFDVSDEAAFTDAIKTIIDSDGELSYLVNNAGITNDKLALRMKTEDFMSVINANLTSCFIGCREFFKGARKKKFGSVVNIASIVGETGNAGQTNYSASKGGVIAMTKSFALEAATSGIRFNTVTPGFISTEMTEVLSDDVKAELNSKIPMQRMGEAREIAESVAFLLSDHASYITGETLKVNGGMNMA; encoded by the coding sequence ATGAAATTTAGTGGAAAAAATGTATTAGTTACAGGTTCAAGTCGTGGTATCGGTGCTGAAGTTGCAAAAACTTTAGCAGGTTTCGGTTTAAAAGTATGGGTTAACTATAGAAGCGGTGCCGAGGCAGCTGATAAAGTAAAAGAAGAGATCGAAGCAGCAGGCGGTTCTGCGGCAGTAATCGGTTTTGACGTAAGTGATGAAGCTGCGTTTACTGATGCTATAAAAACTATTATCGACAGCGACGGAGAACTTTCATACCTAGTAAACAATGCAGGTATCACAAACGATAAACTTGCTCTTCGTATGAAAACAGAAGATTTTATGTCTGTAATCAATGCAAACCTAACATCTTGTTTCATTGGATGTCGTGAATTTTTCAAAGGGGCTAGAAAGAAAAAATTCGGTTCAGTTGTAAATATCGCTTCGATCGTAGGTGAAACTGGAAATGCGGGACAAACAAACTACTCTGCAAGTAAAGGTGGAGTTATCGCTATGACTAAATCGTTTGCACTAGAAGCTGCAACAAGCGGAATCAGATTTAACACTGTTACTCCTGGTTTCATCTCAACTGAAATGACAGAAGTTTTAAGTGATGATGTAAAAGCAGAATTGAACTCAAAAATTCCAATGCAGAGAATGGGTGAGGCTAGAGAAATTGCCGAATCTGTAGCATTTTTACTATCTGACCATGCATCGTATATTACGGGTGAAACGCTGAAAGTCAACGGCGGAATGAATATGGCATAA
- the gpmI gene encoding 2,3-bisphosphoglycerate-independent phosphoglycerate mutase — protein MSKKAVLVITDGIGYCAKTENNAFYHANKPTYDKLFENTPHSLIDTFGLSVGLPEGQMGNSEVGHMTIGSGRVLYQDLVKISLALEEQTLEHNEELVNLLGTSDRLHLVGLMSDGGVHSHIDHFMGIADIAARQGKKVFLHLITDGRDVSPTSANKYLKIVHEHLNDNISIATISGRFYSMDRDNRWERIKRGYDAIVHAQPKTSMNPEAYVGHSYSLGETDEFMEPTAFDGYEGMQEGDAVLTVNFRSDRMREMVTALASNEFSEFERKAININLATITEYDKSFTYPVLFRKEAPKNTLAEVISNNNLRQLHTAETEKYAHVTFFLNGGIDEPYANETRVLIPSPNVKTYDMKPEMSAAEVGEAVLNAMDEEYDFIVVNFANGDMVGHTGDFDAAVKAVEAVDAELGKIFTKAKEKEYAFVLTSDHGNCEEMKDDEGNILTNHTVGKVWCFVEAEGVSKVESGGLNNIAPTVLKLMDLEVPAEMDHSLI, from the coding sequence TTGAGTAAAAAAGCAGTTTTAGTGATTACGGATGGAATTGGTTACTGTGCAAAAACAGAAAACAATGCATTCTATCATGCAAATAAACCTACATATGACAAACTTTTTGAGAACACTCCCCACTCTTTGATCGATACATTTGGACTTAGTGTCGGTTTACCTGAAGGTCAGATGGGTAACTCAGAAGTTGGGCATATGACTATAGGAAGCGGAAGAGTTTTATATCAAGATTTAGTAAAGATCTCTTTGGCATTAGAGGAGCAAACTCTAGAGCATAATGAAGAGTTGGTAAATCTTCTTGGCACTTCTGACAGATTACATCTTGTTGGTCTTATGAGTGACGGTGGTGTACACTCTCACATCGACCACTTTATGGGGATAGCTGACATTGCGGCTCGTCAAGGAAAAAAAGTATTTTTACACCTTATTACAGACGGTAGAGACGTATCTCCGACATCGGCGAACAAATATCTTAAAATCGTACACGAACATCTAAACGATAATATCTCTATAGCAACTATATCTGGACGTTTTTACTCTATGGATAGAGATAACAGATGGGAAAGAATCAAGCGTGGATACGATGCGATCGTACATGCCCAACCAAAAACTTCAATGAACCCTGAAGCGTATGTTGGACATTCGTATTCATTAGGTGAAACAGATGAGTTTATGGAACCTACTGCTTTTGATGGTTATGAAGGGATGCAAGAGGGTGATGCAGTTTTAACTGTTAACTTTAGAAGTGACAGAATGCGTGAAATGGTAACTGCTCTTGCTTCAAATGAATTTAGCGAATTTGAAAGAAAAGCAATCAATATAAATCTAGCTACAATTACAGAATATGATAAAAGTTTTACTTATCCTGTACTTTTCAGAAAAGAAGCGCCGAAAAATACTTTGGCAGAGGTGATTAGCAATAATAACCTTCGCCAATTACATACGGCAGAGACGGAAAAATATGCACATGTTACATTTTTCTTAAACGGTGGAATCGATGAGCCTTACGCAAACGAAACACGTGTTTTAATTCCGTCACCAAATGTTAAAACTTACGATATGAAACCTGAAATGAGTGCAGCAGAAGTGGGTGAAGCGGTACTTAATGCAATGGATGAAGAGTACGACTTTATCGTAGTAAACTTTGCAAACGGTGACATGGTTGGTCATACGGGAGATTTCGACGCTGCTGTAAAAGCTGTTGAAGCTGTAGATGCTGAACTTGGCAAAATCTTTACAAAAGCAAAAGAGAAAGAGTATGCATTTGTACTGACATCTGATCATGGAAACTGTGAAGAGATGAAAGATGACGAGGGGAATATCCTGACAAACCATACGGTTGGAAAAGTTTGGTGTTTCGTAGAAGCTGAAGGTGTAAGTAAAGTTGAATCTGGCGGTTTAAACAACATCGCACCGACTGTTTTAAAACTTATGGATCTTGAAGTTCCGGCAGAGATGGATCACAGTTTAATATAA
- the mraY gene encoding phospho-N-acetylmuramoyl-pentapeptide-transferase, producing the protein MIYYLHQFLDINILGYITIRAGIAFFIALLFTLFLMPKFIKWAQRTSSVQPINEWAPDRHQEKAKTPTMGGIVFIGATVFASLLTINFENLFALGAILTLLLFSLIGFQDDFAKIKKSENLAGLKARTKLVLQITSALIIAAYLCFFAGFNTELYVPFLKTPLFDMGAFAIALWILVIVATSNAVNLTDGLDGLATVPSIAALSSFAIILYATGHAKISEYLLIPNIPVGEVSIVASALVGALAGFLWYNCHPAEVFMGDSGSLTIGAFLGYLAVISKSEILLLLIGSIFVIETLSVILQVGSYKLRNKRVFLMAPIHHHFEMKNWAENKIIVRFWIIAILSNILALITLKIR; encoded by the coding sequence TTGATTTATTACTTACACCAGTTTTTAGATATTAACATTTTAGGATATATTACTATCCGTGCAGGTATAGCGTTCTTTATCGCTCTTTTATTTACTCTTTTTTTGATGCCTAAGTTTATAAAATGGGCACAAAGAACATCTAGTGTACAACCGATCAATGAGTGGGCTCCCGATCGACATCAGGAGAAAGCAAAAACACCTACAATGGGCGGTATTGTTTTCATCGGTGCAACGGTTTTTGCATCACTTTTAACTATTAACTTTGAGAACCTTTTTGCTCTGGGTGCAATCCTTACTTTACTACTTTTCTCACTCATAGGTTTTCAAGATGATTTCGCAAAGATCAAAAAAAGTGAAAACTTAGCAGGATTAAAAGCACGAACAAAGCTTGTTTTACAGATAACTTCTGCTTTAATCATTGCGGCATATCTCTGTTTTTTCGCAGGTTTCAATACAGAACTTTATGTACCGTTTCTTAAGACTCCTCTTTTTGATATGGGAGCCTTTGCAATAGCTTTATGGATCTTAGTAATCGTTGCAACTTCAAATGCAGTTAATTTAACTGACGGTCTTGACGGTCTTGCTACTGTTCCATCGATCGCAGCACTAAGTTCTTTTGCCATTATCCTCTATGCAACGGGTCATGCAAAGATCAGTGAATATCTTTTAATTCCAAACATTCCTGTAGGTGAAGTAAGCATCGTTGCAAGTGCACTTGTTGGGGCACTTGCAGGCTTTTTATGGTACAACTGCCACCCTGCGGAAGTATTTATGGGAGACAGCGGTTCACTGACAATCGGTGCATTTTTAGGCTACCTTGCCGTTATCTCAAAAAGTGAGATACTTTTACTACTTATCGGTTCTATTTTCGTGATCGAGACACTCTCTGTTATCTTACAGGTGGGAAGCTACAAACTTAGAAATAAAAGAGTCTTTTTAATGGCTCCTATCCACCACCATTTCGAGATGAAAAACTGGGCTGAAAACAAAATAATTGTACGTTTTTGGATCATAGCTATCCTTTCTAACATTCTTGCCCTTATTACACTAAAAATCAGATGA
- a CDS encoding phosphoribosylglycinamide formyltransferase, whose translation MIKIAILASHNGSNLEPIYEAIQANRLDASISLVISNNTDANVLKKAQKLALQSHLINAKTVSDPDQSIYDLCLENEIDMIVLSGYMKKLSSSLTRGFKIINSHPSLLPKYGGSGMYGRFVHEAVIANNETKSGVSIHFVNEAYDEGEIILQKEILLTENETPSSLETRIKELEKQAIVEALETCLR comes from the coding sequence ATGATAAAAATTGCCATTTTAGCCTCACATAACGGGAGTAATTTAGAACCCATTTATGAGGCGATCCAAGCCAACAGACTAGATGCTTCGATCTCGCTGGTTATCTCGAACAATACAGATGCAAATGTATTAAAAAAAGCACAAAAACTTGCACTGCAAAGTCACCTTATAAATGCGAAAACGGTAAGCGATCCCGATCAGAGTATTTATGATCTATGCCTTGAAAATGAGATCGATATGATCGTCTTATCCGGGTACATGAAAAAACTCTCATCTTCACTGACAAGAGGTTTTAAAATAATCAACTCCCACCCTTCTCTTTTACCGAAATACGGTGGTTCTGGAATGTACGGACGCTTTGTTCACGAAGCAGTAATCGCGAACAATGAGACAAAAAGCGGTGTGAGTATCCATTTTGTAAACGAAGCGTATGATGAGGGGGAGATCATCTTACAAAAAGAGATTCTTTTAACAGAAAATGAAACTCCAAGCTCATTGGAAACTCGCATAAAAGAACTAGAAAAACAAGCTATAGTGGAAGCTTTAGAGACATGTTTGAGATAA
- a CDS encoding trimeric intracellular cation channel family protein has protein sequence MFEISEYIGIIAFAMSGFFVGVKNRLDLLGVLISTFLTALGGGVIRDVIVDRPPFTFTHTYPALTILLVMLGLIIFQYHKRNSIENKPLFILSDSIGLVSFSISGAIIGLEAGFNLTGVIATSFITAVGGGIARDVIINEIPFVLKTGFYGTIAILIALSVYLLETFGVLNLVTSTALFFLFLTLRLFAYYKKWSIPLT, from the coding sequence ATGTTTGAGATAAGTGAATATATCGGTATTATCGCTTTTGCAATGAGTGGTTTTTTTGTCGGTGTCAAAAACAGACTCGATCTTCTCGGTGTACTTATTTCAACATTTTTAACGGCTCTTGGCGGCGGCGTTATTCGTGATGTGATCGTCGATCGTCCCCCTTTTACATTTACACACACCTACCCTGCACTTACTATCTTGCTTGTAATGTTGGGACTCATCATATTTCAATACCATAAACGTAACTCTATCGAGAACAAACCCCTTTTTATACTAAGTGATTCAATCGGGCTAGTATCGTTTAGTATATCGGGAGCTATCATAGGTTTAGAAGCAGGATTTAATCTTACAGGTGTAATTGCAACTTCTTTTATCACCGCCGTTGGTGGAGGGATAGCAAGAGACGTGATCATCAACGAGATCCCATTTGTACTTAAAACGGGATTTTACGGTACGATTGCCATACTTATTGCGCTGAGTGTATATCTTTTAGAGACATTTGGGGTTCTAAACCTTGTAACAAGTACCGCTCTTTTCTTTCTTTTTTTAACCCTTCGACTGTTTGCCTATTATAAAAAATGGTCGATCCCTCTGACATAA